A single genomic interval of Daucus carota subsp. sativus chromosome 1, DH1 v3.0, whole genome shotgun sequence harbors:
- the LOC108227405 gene encoding bet1-like protein At4g14600 isoform X1: MAASTSGGAYRSRQGLSTRSVASSSDEIQLRIDPMQADFDDEISGLRGQVRQLRNVAQEIHSEAKFQNDAINQLQMLLIKAQAGVKNNVRKLNKSIVQSGSSHVVHVILFALVLFFVVYMISKVSRK, translated from the exons ATGGCAGCATCTACTAGTGGCGGTGCTTACAGATCCAG ACAAGGATTATCAACGAGATCAGTAGCGAGCAGTTCCGATGAGATTCAATTGCGTATCGATCCTATGCAAGCTGATTTCGATGACGAGATCTCTGGCCTTCGTGGCCAAGTTAGACAGCTCAGAAAT GTTGCTCAGGAGATCCATTCAGAAGCAAAATTTCAGAATGATGCTATTAACCAGCTG CAAATGCTTCTTATTAAAGCTCAAGCCGGAGTGAAGAACAATGTGAGGAAATTGAACAAGAGTATTGTCCAGAGCGGGTCTAGTCATGTTGTGCATGTGATTCTCTTCGCCCTAGTTTTGTTTTTTGTAGTCTACATGATATCCAAAGTTTCACGTAAATGA
- the LOC108198619 gene encoding vesicle-associated protein 2-2-like, which yields MAFFISIFEDPTKYKNITKRLLKIQPLDIKILNEFGKQSACVIKLFNVSDRNHVAFKINIEESPERQYCLQPSEGLIKPKSACYLSVKNQALSLETADIKCKHKILIQSRIVPSSTNQDDVTPIMFADNSFISIQENMLWLFMFSPRHSSELNFNKNLELVKAMVTDIKEEFGSFKPSDEEEYMIIQKPAKTPEEMSFCEYTRTYTWLFWLAISITLVTVILLITFIR from the exons ATGGCTTTTTTCATCTCCATTTTTGAAGATCCCACAAAATACAA AAACATCACTAAGCGATTATTGAAGATTCAACCACTGGATATCAAGATCTTAA ATGAGTTTGGGAAACAAAGTGCTTGTGTCATTAAGCTTTTCAATGTATCTGATCGTAATCATGTAGCGTTCAAG ATAAACATTGAGGAGTCACCAGAAAGACAATACTGTCTGCAACCCAGCGAAGGCCTCATTAAGCCAAAGTCAGCATGTTATTTGTCAG TTAAAAATCAGGCTCTTAGCTTAGAAACAGCTGATATCAAGTGCAAACACAAAATTTTGATTCAGAGCAGAATTGTACCTTCAAGTACAAATCAAGATGATGTTACTCCTATCATG TTCGCAGATAATAGTTTCATCAGCATACAAGAGAACATGCTCTGGCTTTTTATGTTTAGCCCGCGTCATTCTTCGGAactaaattttaacaaaaatttagaGCTTGTTAAGGCAATGGTGACTGATATAAAG GAAGAATTTGGCAGTTTCAAGCCAAGCGATGAGGAGGAATACATGATTATTCAAAAACCAGCTAAAACTCCG GAAGAAATGTCATTTTGTGAATATACAAGAACGTATACGTGGCTATTCTGGTTAGCAATAAGCATAACTTTGGTGACAGTAATCTTGTTGATTACATTTATAAGATGA
- the LOC108227326 gene encoding vesicle-associated protein 1-1-like, with amino-acid sequence MGFFMFLLEDTTKNIKNKGARVLRIQPLELNFTFELEKQNKCAFTLTNTSDDDHVAFQVITPWPLTFPETGIMKPNSTCKLTVIIQAQSSYIDFMRCKDKILIQSKILPFRTTQDDVSPEMFADDYINYTEENTLWIVALPPLSQAYSPGLNLMINIDRLLGKLDSLEAEFNTSKTKEGGGTTTRVHVKPIIEMSICEFVRVWGWKILFPGSVTILLLILTLLFVIYYRGRE; translated from the exons ATGGGCTTTTTCATGTTTCTTCTTGAAGATACCACAAAAAATAT AAAAAACAAGGGCGCACGAGTTTTGAGAATTCAACCACTTGAGCTCAATTTCACAT TTGAGTTGGAGAAACAAAATAAGTGTGCCTTTACCCTCACAAATACAAGTGATGATGATCATGTAGCATTTCAG GTAATCACACCATGGCCATTAACTTTTCCTGAAACAGGCATCATGAAGCCAAATTCAACATGTAAACTCACAG TTATAATCCAAGCTCAAAGTTCATACATAGATTTTATGAGGTGCAAAGACAAAATTTTGATTCAGAGCAAAATTTTACCTTTTCGGACAACTCAAGATGATGTTTCACCTGAAATG TTTGCAGATGATTATATAAACTACACAGAAGAAAACACGCTATGGATTGTAGCTTTACCACCACTTAGCCAAGCATATTCTCCGGGATTAAATTTAATGATCAACATAGATCGTCTACTGGGAAAGTTGGACAGTTTAGAG GCAGAGTTTAACACCTCAAAGACAAAGGAAGGGGGAGGCACAACCACTCGAGTGCATGTCAAACCAATT ATTGAAATGTCGATCTGTGAGTTCGTAAGAGTTTGGGGATGGAAGATTTTGTTTCCAGGCAGCGTAACTATCCTATTATTAATCTTAACCTTACTCTTCGTGATATATTATCGCGGCCGGGAGTGA
- the LOC108227405 gene encoding bet1-like protein At4g14600 isoform X2 → MYRQGLSTRSVASSSDEIQLRIDPMQADFDDEISGLRGQVRQLRNVAQEIHSEAKFQNDAINQLQMLLIKAQAGVKNNVRKLNKSIVQSGSSHVVHVILFALVLFFVVYMISKVSRK, encoded by the exons ATGTATAGACAAGGATTATCAACGAGATCAGTAGCGAGCAGTTCCGATGAGATTCAATTGCGTATCGATCCTATGCAAGCTGATTTCGATGACGAGATCTCTGGCCTTCGTGGCCAAGTTAGACAGCTCAGAAAT GTTGCTCAGGAGATCCATTCAGAAGCAAAATTTCAGAATGATGCTATTAACCAGCTG CAAATGCTTCTTATTAAAGCTCAAGCCGGAGTGAAGAACAATGTGAGGAAATTGAACAAGAGTATTGTCCAGAGCGGGTCTAGTCATGTTGTGCATGTGATTCTCTTCGCCCTAGTTTTGTTTTTTGTAGTCTACATGATATCCAAAGTTTCACGTAAATGA
- the LOC108214463 gene encoding uncharacterized protein LOC108214463, producing MGSFLPPLDLPIYPSISKLHNKFQTTNKMAAKKSQKKHYWLLKTEPGEWSWEDQASNNGLSNWDGVKNNQAKKNLKSMKLNDLCFFYHSGAKSRCVVGVVSVVREWYCDDKENGAVDVQAVGEMRRRVDLKEMKRDDGIKGFELFRQPRLSVVPVEESVWERVCEIGGGYEGDGNQDV from the coding sequence ATGGGCTCATTTCTCCCGCCACTCGACCTCCCTATATACCCCTCAATTTCCAAACTACACAATAAATTCCAAACCACCAACAAAATGGCAGCCAAAAAGAGCCAGAAGAAACACTACTGGCTCCTAAAAACAGAGCCAGGAGAGTGGTCATGGGAGGACCAAGCCTCAAACAACGGCCTATCCAACTGGGACGGAGTGAAGAACAACCAAGCCAAAAAGAACCTCAAGTCCATGAAGCTCAACGACCTCTGCTTCTTCTACCACTCCGGCGCCAAGTCACGCTGCGTAGTCGGCGTCGTCTCCGTTGTTCGTGAGTGGTATTGTGATGACAAGGAGAATGGGGCTGTGGATGTTCAGGCTGTGGGTGAGATGAGGAGACGTGTTGATTTGAAAGAGATGAAGAGAGATGATGGGATTAAGGGGTTCGAGTTGTTTAGGCAGCCGAGATTGTCGGTTGTGCCGGTGGAGGAGAGCGTTTGGGAGAGGGTTTGTGAGATTGGCGGTGGGTATGAGGGGGATGGGAATCAAGATGTTTGA